The following are encoded together in the Corticium candelabrum chromosome 1, ooCorCand1.1, whole genome shotgun sequence genome:
- the LOC134185193 gene encoding protein unc-119 homolog B-like — MSAKSDKKGGSSFLARQKAKRAVTEDDLLKKETISPEDVSKLNRMTKNYLCRREDNVYGVEFTRFKIRDMGNGEQLFEVAKPPDGDVDKPSPDDPNAGRYVQYEFPPDFLRLKQVGATVEFTVKDRPMNKFRMIERHYFKDKVLKTFDFDFGFCIPNSTNTCEHIYDFPHLSESQIKEMVECPYETQSDSFYFVDDKLIMHNKAYFSYRGGLEAGTEQS, encoded by the exons ATGAGCGCGAAGTCGGACAAGAAGGGAGGCAGCTCGTTTCTTGCTCGTCAGAAGGCGAAACGGGCCGTCACAGAGGACGACCTGCTAAAGAAGGAAACGATTAGTCCCGAGGATGTCTCCAAATTGAACCGAATGACAAAGA atTATTTGTGTCGTCGTGAAGACAACGTGTACGGCGTTGAGTTCACAAGATTCAAGATTCGCGACATGGGGAACGGAGAGCAGCTCTTCGAAGTCGCCAAACCCCCGGATGGTGATGTCGACAAACCGAGTCCCGACGACCCGAATGCCGGCCGGTATGTGCAGTACGAGTTTCCACCCGATTTTCTGAGACTGAAACAAGTCGGAGCTAC GGTAGAGTTCACTGTCAAGGATAGACCAATGAACAAATTCCGGATGATAGAGCGACACTACTTCAAAGACAAAGTCTTAAAGACGTTCGATTTTGACTTTGGTTTTTGCATTCCCAACAGCACAAACACGTGTGAACACATCTACGACTTTCCTCACTTGTCGGAATCGCAAA tcaAAGAAATGGTGGAGTGTCCGTATGAAACACAATCAGACAGTTTCTATTTCGTTGATGATAAATTGATCATGCACAATAAGGCCTATTTTTCATACAGAGGTGGTTTAGAGGCTGGCACTGAACAGTCATAG